ATCTAGAAATTATTGAAGCTGGTCTTGATAGAATTAATATATCAATCGAGGGTGTGAACAATAAACAATATAGAGAATTTTCAGATTACAAAATAAATTTTGATAAATTTGTTGGTAACATCAAACATTTTTATGAAAACAAACGACAATGCGAGGTTATTATTAAAATAAATGGTGATCTGATTTCAGAAGATGACAAAAACTTTTTCTATGAAGTTTTTCACGATATAGCTGATGGAATATCCATAGAACATGTTATGTCCTGCTGGCCGGAATTTAAATTGAATGGAATAGAAGTCAATATGGAAAAGGGGCTGTATGGTCAAAAAATTGAGGAAGTTTTGGTTTGCCCATATGTTTTTTATTCTTTTTCAATTAATTCTGATGGAGCAGCCAGTCTTTGCTTTCTGGACTGGTCACGCAGGCTAATTATTGGAAATGCAAATCAAGATAGCCTTAAAGATATTTGGTTTGGAAATAATATCAGAGAATATCAAAAGATGTTCCTGACAAAAAATAGAAAGCAGCACCCGGTATGCCACAACTGTGGACAACTGACACATGGTTTGCCTGATAACGTTGATAACTATGCAGAGAGGCTATTAATCAAGATCCAATCAGAATAGGTTTAAATATGAAACTCAATAAAATAATAGATTGTCCGATATGTGAATCAACAAAAACTGAAAACATGATGCAAATAAATTGCGGAGGCTTTGATGGATCAGTCTTGTATAAGGTTATTTCTATTAACACATGTAATAACTGTGGACATATTTTCAATAAATTAACTTCCGATGATATTGAAGGGCTTATCAAATACTACAACACTGAATATGCACCTGTTAATATCAATGCTTCTTATAAAACCGGTAATAAGCCCGGTGGTGAGGGGAATGATGCTTATATTAGATATAGCAAGCTCTACCAATTTATTTCCTCATTTATTTCCCCTGAATCCAAGATTCTTGATGTAGGATGCGCAATGGGTGGATTTCTGGATTTCCTTAATGATAAAGGCTTTATTAATCTTTCAGGTATTGATGTAACAGATGATTTCCTAGACTATGCTAGGCAAAATAAAAGATACAACATAAAGGTTGGTAGCGCGGATTCAATCCCTTTTAAAGAAAATTCCTTTGATCTGTTAACTGTAAATCAGGTTATTGAACATCTTGTATCTCCAAGTAAAGTTTTTCAGGAAGCAGGAAGGGTTTTATGTGAAGGTGGGTTATTATATATTGGAGTTCCTGATGCATTAAGGTACGGGGATGACAATCCATTTGATTTTTACTGGTTATTAATTAGAGATCATATTCAACATTTTGATGTGGAACATTTAAAATTAATAGCAGAATTAGAGGGATTTGAATTACTTAATATTAATCCAAATGAAAGTCTTGTATTAACTCCAGAACTAAAAATGCCGAGCCTGGATGTAATTTTCCGTTATACCGGGAAAAGAAATCAATTGAAAATTACTGATAACTGTTTCTATTTAGCGGAAAATTTCAAGGAATATTTATCGTTAAATTTGGAAAAACTTAAGGAAAAAATTAA
The Desulfatiglans sp. DNA segment above includes these coding regions:
- a CDS encoding radical SAM protein, which translates into the protein MSAEIKPRINLDKRTKLEEVIPLKTPFVIFVDPSDACNFKCKFCPTGDRELMRKVGRPLQTMSFDLFKKIVDDINEFDDPLKVLRLYKDGEPLLNPRLADMIKYAKSSSKIKSVDTTTNASLFTKDKNLEIIEAGLDRINISIEGVNNKQYREFSDYKINFDKFVGNIKHFYENKRQCEVIIKINGDLISEDDKNFFYEVFHDIADGISIEHVMSCWPEFKLNGIEVNMEKGLYGQKIEEVLVCPYVFYSFSINSDGAASLCFLDWSRRLIIGNANQDSLKDIWFGNNIREYQKMFLTKNRKQHPVCHNCGQLTHGLPDNVDNYAERLLIKIQSE
- a CDS encoding class I SAM-dependent methyltransferase, whose translation is MKLNKIIDCPICESTKTENMMQINCGGFDGSVLYKVISINTCNNCGHIFNKLTSDDIEGLIKYYNTEYAPVNINASYKTGNKPGGEGNDAYIRYSKLYQFISSFISPESKILDVGCAMGGFLDFLNDKGFINLSGIDVTDDFLDYARQNKRYNIKVGSADSIPFKENSFDLLTVNQVIEHLVSPSKVFQEAGRVLCEGGLLYIGVPDALRYGDDNPFDFYWLLIRDHIQHFDVEHLKLIAELEGFELLNINPNESLVLTPELKMPSLDVIFRYTGKRNQLKITDNCFYLAENFKEYLSLNLEKLKEKI